From the Candidatus Cloacimonadaceae bacterium genome, the window GCCCATCAGGGTGCCGAGAATGATCATCGTATCCTTTTGAAAGAGATACATTAATAGCGATATACCGGCGGCAAAAAACATTCCGGCAATCACTCCAGAAATGAGCAGACGGCTTCGCTCAAAGCGTCCCTGCTTTTGTGCCAGACCCCAGACTAACAGCATGGTCGCTCCCGCTCCCAGAAAGCCGCCGAGGGGCATCAAGAGGACCATGCCCAAGACCCCGAAAAGGATCGCACCAAACGCCGAACCGGATGAAATGCCAAGGATATAGGGCTCCGCAAGTGGGTTTGTAAGCATCATCTGATAGACTGAGCCGATCCCCGCGAGCACCATTCCGGTGAGCAGAGTCAGAATCAGCCGCGGGATGCGGACGTGACGGATGATATTGGCATCGGCTTGTCCTTCAAACAGATAGGTACCTATCAAGAGCACGGATATGACAAATAGCAACATGATGAAAAAGGACAGTTTCCTCATCTGCTTTCCTCGCTATGAAACTGATCAAAAATCTCGCGCAGCCTTGCCATCCCAAGTGTTGCGCGTGGCGCGGCACGTTGGATCAGATCGGGATTGATGTCTTTCTCAAAATATATCCTGCGATTGCGAATCGCGGGGATTTTTTGCCAGCCCTTGCGGTTGACGATGCTTTCCAGTGTGTCCTGCGAGTAGCAGATCATGATTTCCGGCATGGCACTGATCACGTCTTCGTTTTTGACCCTGGCATAATCACGCTCGAGCACAGCGAAGATGTTGTCTCCACCAGCGTTTTCGATCAATTCACCCACGAAAGAGGCATCGGAAACGCTCATCAAAGGATCGCGGTAGATTTCGATATAGACTCTTGGCTTGGCGCGGGCGGAAGCGCTTTGCTTTAAGGTGCTTAGGAAGGCGGCGATGCTATCCGCCAAAGCCTTTCCCTCTGTCTCTTTGCCGATAATCGTTCCGACGCGTCTGATCTCGGAAATCATCTCGATCAAGGATCGGGGATAGATTTGTTCCACCCGGAGCCCCAGTTTCTTCAGTTCCTGCGTTATCGCATCCTGCTCCAACGCGGAGGTGAAAACGATCGAGGGTTTGAGGGCGAGGATGGCTTCCTTATTCAGCATGCCAAACTTGCCGACCTTGGTGATCAACTTCAGATCAGACGGATAATTGCATTCTTCGGTGATGCCGACGATATCCTGCAGCCCACCCAATGCGGCAATGACTTCCGCAACTTCTGGAGAGAGAACCACATAGCGGTTTTCAACACTTGCCTCGCGTTGGCGGCAAGCGCTTGAGAAAAGGATCATGGCGATCAAGCTCGAAAACCAGATCAACCGGATTACGTTGTTTTTTATTTTCATATTATTCACATTTGGGATTGTTGGGGCTCGCATGAGTTTCTTGTCAAGAACTTTCCTGCCATCTTCGATCTGAAAACTCTTGCCGCTCATTGGATTGCAAGAGCAAGACTAATCACGAGGACGAAGATCAAGGCAAAGGCGTCTGGGAAACCCAACGAAAGCGTGTGTAGTCTGCTGCTTTTGCCTTTGCTGCGAAAGCCGCGCAGCTCCAAAGCGATTGCCTGAATGCCGCTTTTGGAGATGAATCCACCCAAGACGGAAAGCGCCGTGAGAGCGTAAATATCGATCCTTTGACGCAGGCGGAGCTTGCGCATATCGATCCCCCGCAGGATCAACAGCTGGCGCAGGTGTTTGACTTTGGCACTCACGGCGGGGATGATATGCACGGCATAAAAGATCATGAAAGTGAGCTCCTCCGGCAGGCGCAGCTTGCGAAATGCCAGATCGAAACCATTGTAGTCGATGCGCGCCAAGATTTTGGCGGAAAAAAGAATGATCACCAGTCTCAAAGACAGCATCAATCCCTGATTCAAACCATGTTTGGCGATCTTGAACCGCCAAAGCTGATGATCGCCGTCATTTCCTTTGGAAAAGAGGATCTGAATGATGAGGATCAGCAGCAGCAACGGCAGCATTCGCAACAGGCTGCTTAGCATGGCTTTGCACTTGATGCGCCCAAGCGTGAGAGCGGAAATGAGACTAAGCGCAACGATCAGACCCAGGTTTCCAAGTGTGGAAAGTAGCATTGCCATGCCGGAAAACCAGATTGCCAGTCCGATCAGCGCAAGCGGATGCAGGATTGGGCTCTTTTTGTTGGTCATCTTTTCTGAAGTCATCAATGCTCTCTAAGCAAACCGTTTTCGAGATGTAAGGCTCTGTCGAACAAGGAACCAAAATCTGCCGCAGAGTGGCTTACGACCAGCATGCCCCTGCCCTTTTGTTTCATCAATTCGATCAATTCACACTTCCTGCGGCTGTCCATGGCGTCAAACGGCTCGTCGAGGATCCAGAATTTGTCCATCATAAAAGGCAGCACAGACATCAAAAGTGCACGAATCTCGCCATCGGAAAGCTCTGTATAGGGCTGGTCCCATTTGTCCCGA encodes:
- a CDS encoding iron ABC transporter permease: MRKLSFFIMLLFVISVLLIGTYLFEGQADANIIRHVRIPRLILTLLTGMVLAGIGSVYQMMLTNPLAEPYILGISSGSAFGAILFGVLGMVLLMPLGGFLGAGATMLLVWGLAQKQGRFERSRLLISGVIAGMFFAAGISLLMYLFQKDTMIILGTLMGNLGRIFSFGEWRFFLVLCGISLVLLVFLYSKSTALDILSGGDIYAGSVGINVSALRKQIFAASSILIGIVVAYAGIIGFVGLIIPHLVRFAVPSGQKKIYLLSLFTGGIYLLACDLIAKSVTAIELPVGVITAAIGCPFFMWLMLRKK
- a CDS encoding helical backbone metal receptor → MKIKNNVIRLIWFSSLIAMILFSSACRQREASVENRYVVLSPEVAEVIAALGGLQDIVGITEECNYPSDLKLITKVGKFGMLNKEAILALKPSIVFTSALEQDAITQELKKLGLRVEQIYPRSLIEMISEIRRVGTIIGKETEGKALADSIAAFLSTLKQSASARAKPRVYIEIYRDPLMSVSDASFVGELIENAGGDNIFAVLERDYARVKNEDVISAMPEIMICYSQDTLESIVNRKGWQKIPAIRNRRIYFEKDINPDLIQRAAPRATLGMARLREIFDQFHSEESR
- a CDS encoding energy-coupling factor transporter transmembrane component T, whose translation is MTNKKSPILHPLALIGLAIWFSGMAMLLSTLGNLGLIVALSLISALTLGRIKCKAMLSSLLRMLPLLLLILIIQILFSKGNDGDHQLWRFKIAKHGLNQGLMLSLRLVIILFSAKILARIDYNGFDLAFRKLRLPEELTFMIFYAVHIIPAVSAKVKHLRQLLILRGIDMRKLRLRQRIDIYALTALSVLGGFISKSGIQAIALELRGFRSKGKSSRLHTLSLGFPDAFALIFVLVISLALAIQ